The region ATGGAAGGTCTATTCCGGTTCAGGATGTCAATGGAGGTGGGTATAGGCACCTGAGCTCCCATGTGAACAGTGGCTTTATCTGGAGAGGTGTTTTTGTAAGAGTTTATGGACCATTGGGGCTTTTTCTTTGATATTATCTGCCTCCTACTTAATGGAAAATTGTGGAAGAGTTATGGGCAAGATAGGGAAGCGGAGGGAGGTTGTTTAGTACCACCAACGAAGATGGGTTCAACAAGTCATCCGGACAGTTAGGTAAGTTTTAAGTGTCTTTCTAGACCCGTTACCTATGTGAGCTGTGAAGATGTATCGACAGCTCCAAGCAAAAGACCGTTCTAGGATGTAACAACAGGTATTTAGTTAGATGGACAATCTGTTTGGGCTGCCATGTTTCGAGAAGACTATGCTCATATAGCAGCTTTTTGTAACCCTTCAAGGGCTAGCGAGTATGTATGGTCATGATGTTTGGGGTAAATGGTTAACGACCGGGTGGTGTAAGTGTTTCTGCTGTTCAGAGAATTCTCCACCAGCTAAGAACTGAGGGATGGATATCAATTGCCAAGTGACTTTTTTGACTTGTGGCTTGTTAGCACGAGTCAGGTCTACTTCGGAGTTGAGCTTGGTGCCTTAGTGATGGcttacaccaccaacctTGGGTCTCCTATGCCGTGATGGGTCAGGTGGCTTGGCTGGCCATTGAGATGTGTGTCCAAATCTCATTATTCCCTGGAAAGTTTGAAAGGTTCGAGAGCTACTTGCTCCAAACCCACCTGTCCCAAGCTTCTTTCCCCAGGACTACGTCTGTGACTTGACACCTCCTGACATCAGCTCAGACCACAGCAAAACGGGAATCTCGTGAATTCGGATCGAATCTCCGGCCATGGAGgaatctccttcttcctcttctcttcttttctcttaTTCTTACCGTCGTCTTGCACCCGAGCGGGGAGGCACTCCCTTCTCTGTCGTCTTTCCCTCTTGCTGAAGACAATATGAAGCAGCAGGTACGTGTCTTCCTGACTATCGACGCATCCGGCATTTCAAACGAACATTTCTATCATGGCGTCATTTTGACCTACGGGCCTGTGGCCTTGTGCTGTTATCATGCGTCATCCAGAGCCAGACGTCCAATTGCGGTGATACCCTCCCAATTCACAACGACAAGAACTTCGCCCCCAACTCGTGTTACTTTCTTATTTACAAAACCAAAGCCTATTCTTCGAAGGGAATGTGAATAACTGGACTCAGCTAATCTTCTGTTCAGCAGAACTCAGCCGAAGTCGACGCGAACGTCGTCAGTGCGGCGCCTTCGCAACCGGATACCCCACAAACCAAAATCATAAACATTCACCTGGAGAGAGTTACGGGAAATGGCTATTAGTTGTGAACCGCTACCCTGATGATAATGATGCACTCGAAGTCTACTGGGCATGTAGGTTGTTCTCATCTTTCATATTTCTTTGTTTGTACACACTCATCGCCAGCACACAAGCCGGCCTGTTGGTCTTGATGTCGCGTAGCTGGGCACCTTAAAAGGTTCTTGGAAAAGGATATGCCGTCGATGAATTTGAGACAAGCTGTTGATAGATGACGATTATGACAGGCAGAAACCATGCCAGGAAGTGCCTTTTCGCACAGTGTGGCAATGACTGGTGGTACGAGTGTCCCATTCCGATACCTGCTCCTGAATGGAAAAACAGACTATGCTTTTTGCGCAGACGGAGGACGAGTCACGAGAACGGGAAGCAGAACTTCCAAACAATGACCTCAGAAAACTCCTCGAAAGAGAGCGCTGCAAGAAGAAAGACCTGCCATTTAATGAGTATTTACACTGGGTTGCCCAACCCCCTGAGGAAATAAGTAAAACGGCGCAGCATGCCCGATGGGGTTAACTAACAGCCCGCCTGGCCCACCGGACCGGCTGAAGGTGTTCGGAGAACTGGAGTTTGCAAAACAGCGTGAAAGAGAGCTCCAGGCAAGGATTGACGCCATGAGTCATGAGATATCTTGTGAGATGTCTTGGAGAAAGCATCAGCTCGAGACAAAAATTAAAATGATAGATGAGTTGGAAGTCTTGGTACGGAAACTGTGTTAGAAAACCAGACCGGCTTTTGTTCCTTGAAGGAGATTAGAGTCGGCGAGGAGAAAGTTATGGAGCTGAAGTGTGCTGAGAAGGAGGCTAGGGAAAAGATTAGGGTGGCCAatgaggatgttgagaaaggtgaaggaggaaTTGAAGTGtcacaaggagaaggaaaccCAGCTGTTGGATACAATCAAGGcttcggaggaggagaagtcCGCACTGCTATCCATATACGAAGACTTTGGCAAGACCTTGGACTCTTCTCGAGACACCGGCAAGCGGAGACGGACAGAGGGACCGGACCACTGACTGGGCTTAAAACTGCCCACACGGACAGTGAACAGATAGCTGATATTAGCAAGAAGCTTCGGTTCAATTCTGCGCGCTGTGTCTTGAGGATAAACGGAGCGAGTAAAGTATGTTTTGAGCAGGCCCCTTTGCTTGATCATGCTGTGGTACATATCTGGATGAGGTACCCACCTAGGTTTGCTCATTCTTTCTTTCGTTTCCACCGAAATGCTATTATAAGAAGCAAGTCAACGATTCTTAAATGAACTTTTAGGTGTCAGATCGTATCATCCAACGGTGATTCCACAGTGCATCTTGAATGTTGGTTACAGGTTGAATCACGACAAACAAAGGGTGATGAAAGGAACGATGATATGTGAAATATCCTACATAAATACATCGCCTTCGTAACTCCTCAATAAGTTGACGCGTAAAAGAAATCTCTCCCCATATATCCCTGTGTATGCCCAGTTCTTTTTACCCAAAAAGAATCCAAATATTAAAACCCATACCCGAGACATCATAGCAAAGGAAATCCTGACCAGATCAAAACCATCAGTAATaatccccatcaccaaccctcctctccttccttcccctcaaactcccaaacttcctcttcaacttctcccccaaccccccgcTCGCCCTCCCACTCTTactcctctccaaccccccccgatacgacccctcctcaacaacctgcTCCGGCAACATGGCCGTCCCCTCCTCATTATCAACcaccctctgcctctgcctcacccccccatccttcTCTTCACTCCCACTAGCCATCAAACCCCTctgagaaggctgctgcATCTCATAagcaccccccttcccatccccactAATACTCCTAGCCAAAtacccccccctcttcttaGCCACCCGcctcctttcctcctcctcagcagccccaaccccagaataccaaccctcccccttccccttcaaatccccctccctgTACTCCACCCCAGGCCACCTCTTATACGCGCCCCCACCCGCACTTTGTTCCCTCATCAAATCAGCCCCCTCTTGATactcccccatcctcctccccgtcataacatccctctccccaggCGGCACAACCGCCGTCCCCTGCAGCGGCACATGCTTCGTCAAGCTGTCCTTTACATACTCCACCGGCGTAGCCTTGATCGCCTCCTCGTTGGAGGATTTGACCGCCTCCAGGGGAGAGTActtcttgttggtgttgtaCGGGATCAGCGTGGGGTCATACGGGCcagggtggtggtagggggaaaagggggaggacTGGTCCAGCTGGTCTATTGGGTCGGCAAAGGGACGGGCGTGGGAAGAGGTGGGGCGGACGTGGCGGTTGGCGGcgcggtgggaggaggagagcatAGCTAGGGGACGGTGGGATTGGTCTCCTGGGTAGCGGTCTTTGAGGCGGAGGGAGTTGCCGCGGCGGATGGGGAAGGATTCGtctgatgggggtggtggggggtggttgagggaggaggagcggttgcgggtggtggtggtggtggtggaggggaagaacTGGTTGGACATTTTGCTGGGGGGTCTGGGGGATGTTGGTGTGGAAGTTGCTACGCTGTTGGCGCGGGAGAGGATTGTGCCTTGGGACCAGTTGCGGTTGTGGCTTGGTCTGAGTGGAATGGCTGAGCGGGTGGATAGGGTGCGGTCTGCtcctggtggtgagggcgggAGTTGCCTGTTCAGACTGAGACTGCTGCGGGTGCTTCGGATGCTGCTTGTTCTGCTCAGGAGACGACGGAGAAAAGGCTGTTCTTCTTCGTCACCTTCGGTATAAGATACGTTCCTGGTGTGCTGAAACTTTCGTCGGATGCTGCCAACTGCCGAgcgggttggtgttgttggcgactttgttgaagctggtggcgatggtggcAGGGGTGTAAATCTTGTTGCGCAAACCTGGCTTGGTTCAGGCTCATATAGTGGCTCTAAGAGATATTTTGAAGCCTATGTAATTCTTCTATTCAGTATTCTGTTCAAGATTTTGTTCAAAAGTCGAAATCTCATGTTGAAGCTATTTATTAGGGCCCGGAGTTGGTATCAAGGAACTTGGAAGTGATGCCAAGGAAACCCGAGAGTGACGCAAGTGTAGGTCAGGATCGTCACCGTCCACGAAAACCAAGCCGTCAGCACAGCAGCTGCCGCTGACGCCATCCTATGAAAAGACCTCACGTATAAGACCAAAACCCCCGAGCTTCCGGAGGGTTTACCCACTCATCTCGCAGACGGAAACGAACTGAACATCGAAAAACAAGCTTACCCATTGCTTGTCTCCTGGCAGGCCATATTCATCCCTGCCAAATTCGTCCAGCGTCTTCCCAGCTGGCATTTTGGCGACAAGGGCGCAAAGCTGGTAGGCGGGTCTTGGGAGCTGTTTCAGTGGGGTCTTGGGTCCGTGTAAGTGGGAGGTGAATATATTTCCAGATTGGGTCGAGATGTGAACCAAAGAACAAAGAAGAACAGTGGAATGATGTAAAACACACAATGAGAGTCTTATATCGACCAGATTCCTAGATACACACAAAGAACAAGAGGAAAAATGCAGACAACGCTGTGCGACCAGGTGTCCTTATGATCATTTTTCCAAAGCGGCCTTCTTCGGCAGGAGAAACGGCGCGCGgggcctctccctcctgcAGTAGTTCCAGACTCAAAACAGCCATGTGTAACCTCTGGATTCTGCTGCAGAAGAAGGACCTCGCCTTTGGTAGTAGACGTCACCAGACTTAACTAGCCAGGGGATGCAACGAACAGGCGGTCCAGACCTGAGCTCCAGACTGGTCCAAGCCAAGGGATCGTCAGCGTGATGCCCGGGATAGGCAACGAACTATTCTTCAACTTCACCCAGACTTCTGCACCATCTCCCATATTATGCGTGATATGGCCCGTTATCAAACTCTTCATGCCGGTCAGCCCACCTATACATAGGTCTTTCATACTACCCGTCGACGAGTGGTGACGCCCTTGAATATGCTAAAGGCAGTTGGTTTGAGACTGTGATTGGTTGGGGGACTCAAAACTGTAGACGAACTGGCCAATGGAATCCGGAGACAAAATCCGCCAGATGGTCGCTGCCTCCGCCGGTTCCCCGACAAGTGTTCCATAGAGTTCAAACAGTCAGGTCCCAGGTCCCTGCAGGAATAAGTCCAAACACCGGGCCGTTATTGGCTGCCGTCCGCTACCTTCCAGTCCATATAGGTCTCACACAGCCTGGGTCCTTGCAGCATCGATATCGAAACACGGCCTTGGGTCTGTCAGAGTCTGACCAACCTCTCACACCGGCCTCATCTCCATATGTTGCATTCTTGCCCATTTGAAGACCCCAGCCACCGCCGGTGCCTAGCTAGCCGCATCACCTGCCATGCCGCCGCTGGTGGATTACGGATCCGATTCGAACTCGGACGCCGACACGGCCAacccagctcctccgccagccAAAAAGCCAAGACTAGGTGCACCTGGCACCGGAACGGCTACGGCCC is a window of Podospora pseudopauciseta strain CBS 411.78 chromosome 1, whole genome shotgun sequence DNA encoding:
- a CDS encoding hypothetical protein (COG:S; EggNog:ENOG503P1IQ); this translates as MPAGKTLDEFGRDEYGLPGDKQWASKYLLEPLYEPEPSQVCATRFTPLPPSPPASTKSPTTPTRSAVGSIRRKFQHTRNVSYTEGDEEEQPFLRRLLSRTSSIRSTRSSLSLNRQLPPSPPGADRTLSTRSAIPLRPSHNRNWSQGTILSRANSVATSTPTSPRPPSKMSNQFFPSTTTTTTRNRSSSLNHPPPPPSDESFPIRRGNSLRLKDRYPGDQSHRPLAMLSSSHRAANRHVRPTSSHARPFADPIDQLDQSSPFSPYHHPGPYDPTLIPYNTNKKYSPLEAVKSSNEEAIKATPVEYVKDSLTKHVPLQGTAVVPPGERDVMTGRRMGEYQEGADLMREQSAGGGAYKRWPGVEYREGDLKGKGEGWYSGVGAAEEEERRRVAKKRGGYLARSISGDGKGGAYEMQQPSQRGLMASGSEEKDGGVRQRQRVVDNEEGTAMLPEQVVEEGSYRGGLERSKSGRASGGLGEKLKRKFGSLRGRKERRVGDGDYY